A region of Bacillota bacterium DNA encodes the following proteins:
- a CDS encoding NAD(P)/FAD-dependent oxidoreductase — protein MEKSYDVIVVGAGTAGTYFAKLMAARGYKVLVAEKAAKENLGQRLDIFHIDEELFEEFDVPVPSATDEDYVGVFKYAISKSAFDQYPKRTDYPFVVMHLPLFLARLARWAEGFGVEYAYETEFVDFVYSRGRIEGAKLRQGGNIHEVSSRLVADASGISSEVRRKLGDGYGVENFEIGPDSKFYVILRYVKLKNPETDRVDITTNWPFYKTWIAPQHDPDGAIIGVGANFSFEYAEEIYQKFTARVELPPHELQYFEKGTTPYRRPPYSFVADGFVVLGDSACLTKPYSGEGITAAWVLCKIAAEEFSNAMRDGRYPDTGSVWNTNVRYQRGQGAKFAYIMATLIGAVNGTAEENHYQFKKGIVFNEKDMTDMNRDFGVNLGIGSIISLVLKIIGGVLTRNISLHTLKELIRAVLVADKLQKHYEKFPADISAYETWKRKAEALWASAGSMADTAKH, from the coding sequence ATGGAAAAAAGTTACGATGTCATCGTTGTTGGAGCCGGTACGGCCGGGACATATTTTGCAAAGTTGATGGCTGCCCGGGGATACAAAGTTCTGGTGGCTGAAAAAGCGGCCAAAGAAAATTTGGGCCAACGTCTTGACATATTCCACATCGATGAAGAACTGTTCGAGGAGTTTGATGTACCCGTTCCTTCGGCTACCGACGAGGACTATGTGGGTGTTTTCAAATATGCGATCAGCAAATCAGCGTTTGATCAATATCCCAAGCGGACGGATTACCCTTTCGTGGTCATGCATCTGCCGTTGTTTCTGGCCAGACTGGCCCGATGGGCGGAAGGATTCGGGGTTGAATACGCATACGAGACCGAGTTTGTGGATTTTGTTTATTCCCGGGGTCGGATTGAAGGAGCAAAGCTAAGGCAAGGCGGTAACATTCATGAGGTGTCTTCAAGGCTGGTTGCCGATGCTTCGGGCATCTCCTCGGAAGTGCGCCGCAAGCTCGGGGACGGCTACGGGGTGGAAAATTTCGAGATCGGCCCCGACAGCAAATTTTATGTGATCTTGCGCTACGTAAAACTGAAAAATCCGGAAACCGACCGTGTTGACATTACAACCAACTGGCCTTTCTACAAGACCTGGATTGCCCCCCAGCATGATCCGGATGGGGCTATAATCGGTGTCGGCGCCAACTTTTCCTTTGAATACGCGGAAGAGATCTACCAAAAATTCACGGCCCGGGTAGAACTGCCCCCCCATGAACTGCAATATTTCGAAAAAGGGACTACCCCATACCGCCGCCCCCCTTACTCTTTTGTGGCTGACGGGTTTGTGGTACTGGGAGATTCTGCCTGTTTGACCAAACCGTACAGCGGCGAAGGTATTACCGCCGCATGGGTGCTATGCAAGATCGCTGCAGAGGAATTTTCAAATGCGATGCGGGATGGCCGCTATCCCGACACCGGAAGCGTGTGGAATACGAATGTACGCTATCAACGGGGCCAGGGTGCGAAATTTGCCTACATCATGGCTACACTCATCGGCGCGGTAAACGGCACGGCAGAAGAAAATCATTACCAGTTCAAAAAAGGCATTGTTTTCAATGAAAAAGACATGACGGACATGAACCGGGATTTCGGTGTCAACCTGGGTATCGGTTCCATCATATCACTTGTACTGAAAATAATTGGCGGGGTTTTGACCCGGAATATCTCGCTCCACACGCTCAAGGAACTGATCAGGGCAGTGCTGGTTGCCGACAAGCTTCAGAAACACTACGAGAAATTTCCTGCAGATATCTCTGCCTATGAAACATGGAAACGAAAGGCCGAGGCACTCTGGGCTTCGGCGGGATCCATGGCTGATACGGCCAAGCATTAG
- the recR gene encoding recombination protein RecR, whose protein sequence is MNYPPSLQNLIEMFCRFPGIGPKTAQRLVFFLLSRPPEEAEQMARAMVRARKKIRYCSICAGFTENDPCNLCTDARRDQSIICVVQHPHDVMVVEKTGHYRGRYHVLHGALSPLDGIGPEELRIPLLKERVASGEVKEVIVATNPNVEGDATAVFIARNLKPLGVKVTRIAFGLPVGGDLEYADVQTMGRSLAGRVEI, encoded by the coding sequence ATGAACTATCCGCCATCATTGCAGAATCTGATAGAAATGTTCTGCCGTTTTCCGGGGATAGGGCCGAAGACTGCGCAGCGCCTTGTTTTCTTCCTGTTGTCGCGGCCCCCGGAGGAGGCCGAGCAGATGGCCAGGGCCATGGTCCGGGCACGAAAAAAAATACGTTATTGTTCCATCTGTGCCGGTTTTACCGAAAATGACCCCTGCAACTTGTGCACGGATGCCCGGCGTGACCAATCCATCATCTGTGTGGTTCAACACCCGCATGATGTGATGGTCGTCGAGAAGACGGGGCATTATCGTGGGCGTTATCATGTTTTGCACGGAGCCCTCTCGCCCCTGGATGGGATCGGACCCGAGGAGTTGAGAATACCACTATTGAAAGAGAGAGTTGCCTCGGGGGAGGTCAAGGAAGTTATCGTTGCTACCAATCCCAATGTGGAAGGGGATGCCACGGCTGTTTTCATTGCCCGCAACCTTAAACCCCTGGGCGTGAAAGTTACCCGGATTGCTTTTGGCCTGCCTGTAGGTGGCGATCTGGAGTATGCCGATGTGCAGACCATGGGTCGTTCATTGGCAGGCAGAGTAGAAATATGA
- a CDS encoding YbaB/EbfC family nucleoid-associated protein, whose protein sequence is MANLGKMMKQLQQVQNKVMRMQEEIAEREIEATSGGGAVRVVASGAKKLLSVSIAPEAIDPDDPEMLEDLIVAAVNEVMDRVDAVTAEEMKKVTGGMELPPGLL, encoded by the coding sequence ATGGCCAATTTGGGGAAGATGATGAAACAGCTCCAGCAAGTTCAGAACAAGGTAATGAGAATGCAGGAAGAGATTGCGGAAAGAGAGATCGAAGCCACCAGCGGCGGTGGCGCGGTGCGTGTGGTCGCCAGCGGGGCCAAGAAACTGCTTTCTGTTTCCATCGCTCCGGAAGCGATTGATCCGGATGATCCGGAGATGTTGGAGGATCTGATTGTAGCAGCGGTAAACGAGGTTATGGACCGGGTGGATGCGGTCACTGCCGAGGAGATGAAAAAAGTAACCGGTGGAATGGAACTTCCCCCGGGGTTGCTGTGA
- a CDS encoding DUF2508 family protein, translating to MRFLIRWAKKLSKHFFPRETPAEKEAREFLGIIKKAHQEWEEARNYFDQVNESELVDYAIYAVCAAEKKYVYLYQKAKRQGYLFASPDMYADMISMGG from the coding sequence ATGCGTTTCTTGATTCGGTGGGCAAAAAAATTGTCCAAGCACTTCTTCCCGCGGGAAACACCGGCGGAAAAGGAAGCCAGAGAATTTCTGGGCATCATAAAAAAAGCACACCAGGAATGGGAAGAGGCCCGGAATTACTTTGATCAGGTGAATGAAAGTGAACTTGTTGATTACGCCATATATGCTGTATGTGCAGCTGAAAAAAAATATGTGTACCTCTATCAAAAAGCCAAGAGGCAGGGGTATCTGTTCGCCAGTCCGGATATGTATGCGGATATGATCAGCATGGGAGGTTGA
- a CDS encoding DUF1287 domain-containing protein, with product MKKKKFVLLSIVVLITTSFFVLAVLSCFNLLPRRFYRAEDFGIETIYSKNDYNHNGVDDYTDILHGARKDASRRPRYRSLYYAGGYPPEDEGVCTDLVWRAFASAGYSLKEMVDEDIENNLSMYPRVDGKPDQNIDFRRVPNLKVFFERHARSLTLDPYAIEQWQPGDIVIFGENYNHIGIISDRRNIDGITYLIHNAGQPVREEDVLIHWHGTHGITGHYRFDYRP from the coding sequence ATGAAAAAAAAGAAATTTGTTTTATTATCAATCGTTGTTCTGATCACCACTTCTTTTTTCGTACTCGCTGTCCTTTCTTGCTTTAACTTGCTTCCACGCAGGTTCTACAGAGCCGAAGATTTTGGGATCGAAACCATATACAGCAAGAATGATTATAACCATAACGGCGTTGATGACTATACCGATATTCTGCACGGGGCAAGGAAAGATGCCTCCAGAAGGCCCCGCTACAGGAGTCTTTATTATGCGGGCGGTTATCCCCCGGAAGATGAAGGCGTCTGCACTGATCTGGTCTGGCGGGCATTTGCCAGCGCGGGATATTCACTGAAAGAGATGGTTGATGAAGATATAGAAAATAATTTATCGATGTATCCGCGCGTTGATGGCAAGCCGGATCAAAATATCGATTTCAGAAGGGTGCCCAACTTGAAAGTGTTTTTTGAACGACATGCCCGCTCCCTGACCCTTGATCCTTACGCAATCGAGCAATGGCAGCCAGGGGATATCGTTATCTTTGGAGAAAACTACAATCATATCGGTATTATTTCGGACAGGCGCAACATCGATGGAATCACGTATCTGATTCACAATGCCGGGCAACCGGTGCGGGAGGAAGATGTTCTGATACACTGGCACGGGACGCACGGGATCACGGGGCATTACCGTTTTGATTACCGGCCATGA
- a CDS encoding SigmaK-factor processing regulatory BofA — translation MSDLHISIALTVIFSILVIYVLARLLYHPLRWFFRLLVHVAGGLIILVIFNFLASFWGISIGVNLVTGLLVGLMGVPGLVLLVCLQLIL, via the coding sequence ATGTCGGACCTGCATATCAGTATTGCTTTGACTGTTATTTTTAGCATTCTGGTCATCTATGTACTGGCCAGATTGCTTTATCATCCCCTGCGCTGGTTTTTTCGTCTGCTGGTGCATGTTGCGGGGGGACTGATAATCCTGGTTATCTTCAATTTCCTGGCCTCTTTCTGGGGAATTTCCATCGGGGTCAACCTGGTTACAGGTTTGCTGGTTGGACTGATGGGGGTGCCGGGACTGGTTCTGCTTGTCTGCCTGCAACTGATATTGTAA